The Cuculus canorus isolate bCucCan1 chromosome 5, bCucCan1.pri, whole genome shotgun sequence genome window below encodes:
- the HARBI1 gene encoding putative nuclease HARBI1 — translation MCRCQGALRAAAAPPSLFVFIRWGGEEWGEEEAPASPRRHFPHGAAAATAPRAAPLLGRGPGTRWRFWGSSVREQPRRPPRPLAMAVPIAVLDCDLLLYGRGHRTLDRFKLEDVTDEYLVSTYGFPRQFIYYLVDLLGASLSRPTQRSRAISPETQILAALGFYTSGSFQTRMGDAIGISQASMSRCVANVTEALVERAPQFIHFPEDEATVQSLKDDFYGLAGMPGVLGVVDCTHVAIKAPNAEDLSYVNRKGLHSLNCLMVCDARGVLLSAETHWPGSLPDCMVLQQAALTSQFESQLHKDGWLLGDSSFFLRTWLMTPLHIPETPAEYRYNMAHSATHNVIERTFRTIRSRFRCLDGSKGTLQYSPEKSSHIILACCVLHNISLEHGLDVWSSPATSHMEQPEEEYEQMESMDSEACRIRQELLLTHFS, via the exons ATGTGCCGGTGTCAGGGGGCGCTCAGAGCCGCGGCCGCACCGCCATCGCTGTTTGTTTTCATCCGTTGGGGCGGGGAGGagtggggggaggaggaagcgCCTGCCTCTCCGCGCCGGCACTTTCCACAcggagccgccgccgccaccgccccccgcgccgccccgctCCTGGGAAGGGGTCCAGGGACACG GTGGAGGTTCTGGGGAAGCTCTGTAAGGGAGCAGCCCCGGCGGCCACCCCGGCCGTTGGCCATGGCTGTCCCCATTGCCGTTCTGGACTGCGACCTCTTGCTTTATGGCCGCGGACACAGGACTTTGGATCGCTTCAAGCTGGAGGATGTCACGGATGAGTATCTAGTATCCACATATGGCTTTCCCCGACAGTTCATTTACTACCTGGTGGATCTCCTGGGAGCCAGTCTCTCTCGCCCTACACAGCGGTCCAGGGCCATCAGTCCGGAGACGCAGATACTTGCTGCGTTGGGTTTTTATACCTCTGGCTCCTTCCAGACTCGCATGGGGGATGCTATTGGCATTAGTCAAGCCTCCATGAGCCGCTGTGTTGCCAATGTAACTGAGGCATTGGTGGAAAGAGCCCCACAGTTTATTCACTTTCCTGAGGATGAAGCTACTGTTCAGAGCCTGAAGGATGACTTTTATGGGCTGGCAGGCATGCCGGGAGTGCTGGGGGTGGTTGACTGCACCCACGTGGCAATAAAAGCACCAAATGCGGAGGACCTGTCCTACGTGAACAGAAAGGGTCTCCATTCTCTGAACTGCCTGATGGTGTGTGATGCCAGAGGAGTCCTTCTGAGTGCTGAAACGCACTGGCCAGGCAGCCTGCCCGACTGCATGGTCTTGCAGCAGGCAGCCCTTACCAGCCAGTTTGAAAGTCAGCTACATAAAGATGGCTGGCTTCTTG GTGACAGCTCCTTCTTTCTCCGAACGTGGCTGATGACCCCTCTGCATATCCCTGAGACACCTGCAGAGTATCGTTACAACATGGCGCATTCTGCCACTCACAATGTCATTGAGCGGACATTCAGAACCATTAGGTCGCGTTTCCGCTGCCTGGATGGGTCCAAAGGCACCCTGCAGTACTCTCCAGAGAAATCCAGCCACATCATTCTGGCCTGCTGTGTGCTCCATAACATCTCCCTGGAGCACGGGCTGGACGTGTGGTCTTCTCCGGCTACCAGCCACATGGAACAGCCAGAAGAAGAGTATGAGCAAATGGAATCAATGGACTCGGAAGCCTGTCGTATTCGTCAGGAGCTTTTACTTACTCATTTTAGCTAA